In the Sphingobacterium sp. PCS056 genome, GGAGCCTTGTGGATGAAGGACAACTGCTGACCACCTTATCTGACAATAGTCAAGTATATGCCTATTTCAATGTATCCGAATCGGAGTACTTAGACTATCAAACTCATATTCAAAATAGAGCCAACAACGAAGTAAATTTACTTCTTGCCAATAATGAAGTGCTAAAGTACAAAGGAAAGGTTGAAACAATAGAGAGTGAATTTAACAACGAAACAGGAAGTATTGCCTTTAGAGCACGATTTCCAAATCCAGACAAACTACTTAGAAATGGCGAGACTGGCCGTGTTCAAATGCTTGTCCCATTAAAAAAAGCATTGATCATACCTCAAAAAGCTACTTACGAGATCCAAGATAAAATCTATGTATTTGTCGTAGATAAAAATGGTGTTGTAAAATCTAGAAATATCACCCTCGGGCATGAACTGCCAGATCTATACCTCGTCTCTTCAGGATTGGCAGAGACAGATCGGATCCTCATCGATGGCGTTCAAAAAGTCAAAGACGATGATAAAATCAAAGTCGAATTTGTAGCACCACAGGAGGTGATGTCCCATTTGCAAATACACGCTCAATAGTTCCATCTAAAAAAATCAACGATGTTTAATAAATTTATTCATAGACCAGTCCTGTCCATCGTCATCTCCTTGATCATTGTATTTCTTGGTGTATTATCGATGCTCAAACTGCCCATTACGCA is a window encoding:
- a CDS encoding efflux RND transporter periplasmic adaptor subunit, translated to MKRISTGMFVCLYVLLIQTSCSPKKEEKIENIEYQVTTPILLDTTISKNYVSQIQSIRNIEIRGLEKGYLQQIYVDEGQTVQAGQLLFKIMPKFYEAEYLKTQAQVKAEEIELENTKALSDKNIVSKNELALAQAKVDQAKAEMSLAKLHVTATEIRAPFAGTINRIPLKLGSLVDEGQLLTTLSDNSQVYAYFNVSESEYLDYQTHIQNRANNEVNLLLANNEVLKYKGKVETIESEFNNETGSIAFRARFPNPDKLLRNGETGRVQMLVPLKKALIIPQKATYEIQDKIYVFVVDKNGVVKSRNITLGHELPDLYLVSSGLAETDRILIDGVQKVKDDDKIKVEFVAPQEVMSHLQIHAQ